The Primulina tabacum isolate GXHZ01 chromosome 16, ASM2559414v2, whole genome shotgun sequence genome window below encodes:
- the LOC142530091 gene encoding pollen receptor-like kinase 4, with protein MARKGCFPSGGMALFLAILLQFVSSSCESDVEILRKFKESLENADALANWDGSKSPCNGDHEEWQGVLCENGFVWGLQLENMGLGGVIDVDVLVELRNLRTLSLMNNNFNGNLPNFTKLGSLKSIFLSNNKFYGEIPSNTFNGMLSLKKIHLANNKFSGSIPESLTTLPRLMELMLENNEFEGPIPHFPQIDRLKVFDVSNNQLVGEIPRNLSHMNPSAFSGNENLCGQPLKPCRAKGNLSVGTIIILSILVAAALAALVAVVIILRHNRTPQESDQTPSITSLNRMEEGQSTVAVVGSSPPDQSKKSDQSVRLTFLKESNDRFDMTDLLKASAEILGSGIFGSTYKAALNDGKVVVVKRFRHMNNLNREEFNEHMRRLGRLNHPNLLPIVAFYYRKEEKLLVSEFMDNVSLSVHLHGNRSRGHPSPDWPTRLNIVKGIVRGLSYLYDQLPSLTAPHGHLKSSNVVLDKSFNPILNDYGLVPLITQEHAQEHMISYKSPEYKRSGRVTKKTDIWSLGILILEILTGRFPSNFLQQGKGSDTDLATWVESVLRDEQQQCERV; from the exons ATGGCTCGAAAAGGATGCTTTCCCTCGGGTGGCATGGCGCTTTTTCTAGCCATCTTGTTGCAATTTGTCTCATCTTCGTGTGAGTCAGATGTAGAAATCTTGCGCAAGTTCAAGGAATCCCTCGAGAATGCTGATGCGTTGGCCAACTGGGACGGTTCCAAATCGCCCTGCAACGGAGACCATGAAGAATGGCAGGGAGTGTTGTGTGAGAATGGATTTGTTTGGGGGCTTCAGCTTGAGAATATGGGATTAGGCGGTGTCATTGATGTGGATGTCCTCGTAGAGTTGAGAAATTTGAGGACTTTGAGCCTAATGAACAATAACTTTAATggaaatttaccaaattttacTAAACTTGGTTCCCTTAAAAGCATTTTCTTGTCCAATAACAAGTTCTACGGGGAGATTCCATCAAATACTTTTAATGGGATGCTGTCATTGAAGAAAATACATTTGGCTAACAATAAGTTTTCTGGTTCAATTCCTGAATCATTGACTACATTGCCGAGGTTGATGGAGTTGATGCTCGAAAACAATGAATTTGAGGGACCAATACCTCATTTTCCGCAAATTGACAGGTTGAAAGTGTTTGATGTATCAAACAATCAATTGGTTGGGGAGATTCCTCGTAACCTCAGTCACATGAACCCTTCTGCATTTTCTG GTAATGAAAATCTATGTGGGCAGCCACTGAAACCCTGCCGTGCAAAAGGTAATTTGTCCGTCGGCACAATAATCATCCTCTCCATACTTGTGGCTGCAGCATTAGCAGCACTTGTAGCAGTGGTCATTATTCTGCGTCACAACAGAACGCCACAAGAATCCGATCAGACACCATCTATCACCAGTTTAAACAGAATGGAAGAAGGTCAATCTACTGTTGCTGTTGTAGGATCATCACCGCCTGATCAATCCAAGAAATCTGATCAGAGTGTAAGGCTAACCTTCTTGAAAGAATCCAATGACAGATTTGACATGACAGATTTACTCAAGGCCTCGGCCGAGATCCTAGGCAGTGGGATCTTTGGGTCGACTTACAAAGCCGCTCTGAATGATGGGAAAGTTGTGGTTGTCAAAAGATTCAGGCATATGAATAATTTGAACAGAGAGGAGTTCAATGAGCACATGAGAAGATTGGGTCGATTGAATCATCCGAACTTACTTCCGATCGTCGCATTCTATTACAGGAAAGAGGAGAAGCTCTTGGTATCCGAGTTCATGGACAATGTCAGCCTTTCTGTTCATCTTCACG GCAACCGATCTCGTGGCCATCCATCTCCCGACTGGCCAACCCGATTGAATATCGTTAAAGGAATAGTCAGAGGTCTGTCATACCTCTACGACCAGCTCCCGAGTTTAACAGCACCACATGGTCACTTAAAATCCTCGAACGTAGTCCTCGACAAGTCTTTCAATCCGATCCTCAACGACTATGGGCTCGTCCCATTGATCACTCAAGAACACGCGCAAGAACACATGATCTCCTACAAGTCACCCGAGTACAAGCGCAGTGGCCGTGTCACGAAGAAAACTGACATATGGAGTCTCGGAATCCTAATCCTGGAAATCTTGACCGGAAGATTCCCATCCAATTTCTTGCAGCAAGGCAAAGGGAGCGACACGGACTTGGCTACGTGGGTGGAATCCGTTTTACGAGACGAGCAGCAGCAGTGTGAACGTGTTTGA